In Plasmodium vivax scf_4202 genomic scaffold, whole genome shotgun sequence, the DNA window TACTATACAAAGAATTACAAGTACAACATGCAATTAAACATAGCTATGACGAAAAAATCGCTTCACTTTTCCGAAAATTTTCAGAAGTATACGGAGAAAAATATAGCAGGAAGAATAGGTGCACATCTAACATTTATAGCATAAATGATCAAACGTATAATAAGATAAATGCATTATATGATGTgtatgataaatattataaatgtagtTTCTTCCGTGACAATAATGTTTTTAGTGGTTGTGGTACttttgaagatttttttttctcatatgATAACTATATGCGTAATACTCAATCTAAAAGTGTAgaatttaatgaaatattacGGAACATTGAACAAAAAGCTAATGCTGCTCTTacgaaatataaaataggATGTGAGttctataataaaaaacCACAGAGTCCACAACTATTTGAACCTCCCCGTGCACAAATACCTGAAATTCATAACAAAGGGCAAACGCATGAAACTAGATTACATTCTGTAGATAGTACATCACAAACACATTTATCTAAAGATATATCCACATCACAACCAGAACAAGATAGTGAAAGAAGAGACGAAGGAGATAGAGCACAACATGTCCTTAGTGCAAGTGTTATCCATAGTGAAGATGATGACCATGGTTCAAATGACATACATCGGGCTATCTTACAAAATGAAACAGCATATCCCCCTATGAGGGAAGATGAGGGRAAAACACAAAGGTTATTAAGATCTCAACCGCCCTTTAGACATTTATATCCTCCAGGAACATCATTATATTCTAGGCATGATGGACATATACAGGATCAAGCTTTTTCAAAGGAGGTAGAATTGTTCCCAACATCATTCATGAATACTATTACTagcactttaaaaaatgttgatCCCGTACCTGTCGTTGGGGTATCTGGTGGGATGGGTGTTTTATTCTTACTTTTTAGGGTActcaatattttaaaattacacccatatatatataatatattcaaattaaaaataacagtatcaaaaaattctttttaaaattatttaaattttctttttaatattagtaTACTCCAGTTGGAACCTTCTTTAGAGGAAGAGGATACAGACAACGAATCCCTACTAGATTCGATGGAGTATATCCTGGATTTTACCCAGGTTTTGAAGGATTTGAAGAAGGCCATCTTCCAAAtaatcatattaatatagCTTATGGGCCTGAATAGGGCATATTACATTTTCACATATTATAACATATGACGAACTATAAAGAAcatcccccaaaaaaaaaaaaaaaaattcattacttatttaaatttagtAAAACCAAACATAGCATCACTATGAAAAGCATATTATTTAGaaattattcataaatattacattaatttttacatgaaATTTATCCAAGTGTATCATTATATCGAtgaattattacaataatatgataaaaatatacccaAAATTCAATTATGGTAAACATGCGTACATTATTACCAAAATGATACATTTTGCAACTACAAAtgcattatataaaatatattacctagtgtaaaaaataattatattttaatatatatattcataaatatttttaattgcattaaataaatgtgttataatgttatattaatattcaaataaatataataatttaaattattctcCAAGGTGTAATACATGCATTATGattaaaacaataataaatgtaaaagaaataatcatattaaaatgtaataacgTTAtccttaaaaaaacataataaaacaatttaagATTTCAAATTGTGCACAAAAGCGTATaccttaaaaatattacatcgtagacatatattattatgaataagtgtcatgcaaaatggagtatatattttttattctattactcattttaaaaattataacaaaagTTGAttgcattattttatttatgtgctatatatattttttattattctttattttattccataACTACTTTTCTCATCCTGCAATGCTACATTAAACATGATTTACTAATAGATATAAACTTACAtaatttattacaataaaCAACAATATATAGGAAATAAAActgttaatattaataaatcaAACTACATTAATAATAccattaaaatttatatattcctaataattataaatattagtgtattatgaaataaatacCACTTTAATGCTACGCTATGAGTTCAGCATTGTACTTATTctgtttacaaaaataacaaattctgaatcattataaaaatataaattaataagaaattttcatttatWTTTTTAAATATGAGAGAAAATAGAATGACAACATATGTGAAAGTACTACATTGATTTTGCTTACCAATAATATGTGCCAATTCTCGGGAGTAATTtagtttataaaatatattgttattttttattattaataatgttatataaaaacaatcAATTTATAATGAATGGAATACCATTTATATGTGACTAAATTGTGCaactaaaaaattattaactcaaataatattatcaaaaaaaaaaattaaacgtaTCACAAAGTGtttttctataataaatgcattaaaattgaataaaaaataaccgTCTTTTGTATTtactcataaaaaataaatataaatttttacaatttcatTGAAATTTAGTACCTTTAATATTACTGATTTGAATATGGGTGTTATTTTGTACATTATACTTCCAAGCATATGAAATATTATCGTCCTTCATACAATCtatacaattaaaaataattatttatcatttctttGAATAGCTCCACTTTCGACAATTTTATAGATGGTaccaaaaaattgttcatagcgaaattaatattatatatacgcCTTAATGATATACTTATGCAATATAATCATAATTATAACACAACTATTTTACATatgttttaatatttttgcttgCATATTAGTTTATTCCAGTAATATCCATGTTTAATAAGAGCATTCATACGAATAAAGCCCTATTAACAACATTCATGAAGTAACTGAACAATTATTAGAGTATATATACTAACCAGGTGGTAAAAATAGAGATAACAAACCAAATTACATAGCATATGAACTTACAATATATGGACTCCTCTAACATCGCATGTATTGTTGATGATTTATAATAACTGTATTGTGTACAACATGAATCGATTTCTGCTTATGTGACAAAAAAGcagtaataaaaatatatcataatatataagaatcatcctaaatataaatttattatttttttttatattttctttttcttaattttacaataataatCTTAACATGAAATACTCATTAATtgtaatttaattattttagtCTTCAAATCGTTTcctcatttatatatacatttttttattataattacatttccagtaacataattatataaaaaatttacaaaagttattcttaatatatattcatacatACTGAAAATGTATACTTATaacttatataaataatatgaaaaaacgGATTTACATACATGATTAGCAGTTGTAATTTTCATTCTCTGAGTATTCAcagtataaatatataactatataataaaatggcTAAGAACATACaatatttgtttaaaaaatatactaaaataatatatttttaataaggaATGTGATACTGggtaaacaaatataaaacgtagtccaaaaataacaaaatatatttctttctttctaaattaagaatatagaaaaatatgtacataaaaatttcatatgaaaattaaataatgacctaaaaaaaattataaatttaaaaaaaatttcgtaataaaatataatattacaatgctcatattctttatatatccaaattaatatgtatgtaatataggttatttttataaatataataaaataaatatatatatattatggcTTAATAATACAAAACTGCTTTATGAATGATTATGTAAGAAAAGTCATttccattatttttcatgtataCTCATAAACCtataatgtaattataacatatatttactgTAAATTAATAAGCTAATATAAGTAGTAGcattattagaaaaaaacatatatgtaacaaAAATACTGTATAacatacaaatatttttctgcatGATACATTATAACAttgaataattaaatatatataaaaataaaggttacctaaaattttatatgatatatataatagaacGTAATTataagcttttttttattattatattattaaaaggtttaaatattataaatatatgcataaaataactataaaaataactatcttcttttaaaagtaattcatttaaaaagattgcttattaaataataatagtaaaaataaattatatataattattacactatcattatatttacatttatcaTTAACTAAAATAATTCCGTTAATAAAGTTAGTAACGTGTAGATATAGAACTTATGTGATagcaataattatataattcctcatttaaaaaaatgtagtaacatgaaaaaaaaattataattattatgaattataaatatattaaagataaaacatgttaaaataaaaaatatatttatataaatatatatatttctttatttatgtgTTTCTAAAACAACATTATAATgctttaatattaaaataccaatataattacatataaattataaaaatatataaaagaaatcatATTTGATTATTGATAAGTATTATCACTTGATTCTGTCATATTTCTATGTATTTATCTAATTGTCTTATTGATTCATTTGAAATGATTACATGGATTACAATttctatattattataaaatttagaatatataatattatcaatgataaaataaaaattggaTATAATACGtatacaatataaaatatataaatgtgttATTAGGTAGTAGTTTTCGTCGCTTTTCTATATATactaataaaattaattatatttatttagaagtgttatattttaatatttaaaggAATGGAAGAATATATCGTAATTctatatttatcataataataaataaatgtagaattttatttgaataaattattatatatataaaataattatttatttatgaatattcgatttaatatatttttatatgattatatttttctattctttttagaataatttttctgaatTTTTCCATAAATATAAGCCAATGTTTGATGAGAATCATTATGAAAGCAGTGAAACTTATAATTCTGAGTGTACAaaagatttttcaaaatatcc includes these proteins:
- a CDS encoding variable surface protein Vir28, putative (encoded by transcript PVX_007585A), which translates into the protein MEDNEVDKWALTYDKYIHLLYQFRSVKNFSSDIVNLDDILAEANFTDTEKKNYYKAFDMLLKHIHQDGVFMNGNNPEACKYINYILYKELQVQHAIKHSYDEKIASLFRKFSEVYGEKYSRKNRCTSNIYSINDQTYNKINALYDVYDKYYKCSFFRDNNVFSGCGTFEDFFFSYDNYMRNTQSKSVEFNEILRNIEQKANAALTKYKIGCEFYNKKPQSPQLFEPPRAQIPEIHNKGQTHETRLHSVDSTSQTHLSKDISTSQPEQDSERRDEGDRAQHVLSASVIHSEDDDHGSNDIHRAILQNETAYPPMREDEGKTQRLLRSQPPFRHLYPPGTSLYSRHDGHIQDQAFSKEVELFPTSFMNTITSTLKNVDPVPVVGVSGGMGVLFLLFRYTPVGTFFRGRGYRQRIPTRFDGVYPGFYPGFEGFEEGHLPNNHINIAYGPE